A part of Haemorhous mexicanus isolate bHaeMex1 chromosome 25, bHaeMex1.pri, whole genome shotgun sequence genomic DNA contains:
- the SLC6A17 gene encoding sodium-dependent neutral amino acid transporter SLC6A17 yields MPKNSKVTQREHSSEHVTESVADLLAHQEPVDYKRSVLNVTGDTWDKQKEGDEELEAENRPAWNSKLQYILAQIGYSVGLGNVWRFPYLCQKNGGGAYLVPYLVLLVIIGLPLFFLELAVGQRIRRGSIGVWNYICPRLGGIGYASCLVCFFVGLYYNVIIGWSIFYFFKSFQYPLPWSECPIVKNGSVAVVETECERSSATTYFWYRETLDISNSISESGGLNWKMTLCLLVAWSLVGLAMIKGIQSSGKVMYFSSLFPYLVLVCFLVRGLLLRGAVDGIMHMFTPKLDKMLDPQVWREAATQVFFALGLGFGGVIAFSSYNKQDNNCHFDATLVSFINFFTSVLATLVVFAVLGFKANIMNEKCVVENAEKILGYLNTNVLSHDLIPPHVNFSHLTAKDYNEMYRVIMTVKEGHFKELGLDACLLEDELNKSVQGTGLAFIAFTEAMTHFPASPFWSVMFFLMLINLGLGSMIGTMSGITTPIIDTFKVRKEVFTVGCCIFAFVVGLIFVQRSGNYFVTMFDDYSATLPLTVVVILENIAVAWIYGTKKFMQELTEMLGFRPYQFYYYTWKYVSPICMAVLMTASIIQLGVSPPGYSAWIREEAAEKFLFYPTWAMAILISLIILASLPLPLVFILRQFHLVSDGSNALSVTYKKGRMMKDISNLEDNDETRFILSKVPSETPSPMPTHRSYLGPGSSSPMEMSSAPNGRYGSGYLLASTPESEL; encoded by the exons ATGCCGAAGAACAGCAAGGTGACGCAGCGGGAGCACAGCAGCGAGCATGTCACCGAGTCGGTGGCCGACCTGCTGGCCCACCAGGAGCCCGTGGACTACAAACGCAGCGTCCTCAACGTGACAGGGGACACGTGGGACAAGCAGAAGGAGGGGGATGAGGAGCTGGAGGCGGAGAACCGGCCGGCGTGGAACAGCAAGCTGCAGTACATCCTGGCGCAGATCGGCTACTCCGTGGGGCTGGGCAACGTCTGGCGCTTCCCCTACCTCTGCCAGAAGAATGGAGGAG GTGCCTACCTGGTCCCTTACCTGGTCCTGCTCGTCATCATCGGGCTGCCCCTGTTCTTCCTGGAGCTGGCCGTGGGGCAGCGGATCCGCCGGGGCAGCATCGGCGTCTGGAACTACATCTGCCCCCGCCTGGGAGGCATCGGCTACGCCAGCTGCCTG GTCTGCTTTTTTGTTGGTCTCTATTACAACGTCATCATCGGCTGGAGCATCTTTTACTTCTTCAAGTCCTTCCAGTACCCCCTGCCCTGGAGCGAGTGCCCCATCGTGAAGAACGGCTCGGTGGCCG TTGTGGAGACAGAATGTGAGAGGAGCTCAGCCACCACCTACTTCTGGTACCGGGAGACCCTGGACATCTCCAACTCCATCTCTGAGAGCGGGGGGCTCAACTGGAAGATGACCCTGTGTCTGCTGGTGGCCTGGAGCCTTGTTGGCTTGGCCATGATCAAAGGCATCCAGTCCTCGGGGAAG GTGATGTACTTCAGCTCCCTCTTCCCATACCTGGTGCTTGTTTGCTTCTTGGTGCGGGGGCTGCTGCTGCGTGGGGCAGTGGATGGGATCATGCACATGTTCACACCCAAG CTGGACAAGATGCTGGACCCCCAGGTGTGGCGTGAAGCAGCCACGCAGGTTTTCTTCGCCTTGGgcctgggttttgggggggtcatTGCCTTCTCCAGCTACAACAAGCAGGACAACAACTGCCACTTCGATGCCACCCTTGTCTCCTTCATCAACTTCTTCACGTCTGTGCTGGCCACGCTGGttgtgtttgctgtgctgggcttCAAGGCCAACATCATGAACGAGAAATGTGTGGTGGA GAACGCTGAGAAGATCTTGGGCTACCTGAACACCAATGTGCTGAGCCATGACCTCATCCCACCCCATGTGAACTTCTCCCACCTCACTGCCAAGGACTACAACGAGATGTACAGGGTGATCATGACGGTGAAGGAGGGGCACTTCAAAGAGCTGGGCCTGGATGCCTGCCTGTTGGAGGATGAGCTCAACAAG TCGGTGCAAGGGACTGGCCTGGCCTTCATTGCCTTCACAGAAGCCATGACCCACTTCCCAGCCTCGCCCTTCTGGTCTGTCATGTTCTTCTTGATGCTGATCAACCTGGGCTTGGGGAGCATGATCGGGACCATGTCAGGCATCACCACGCCCATCATCGACACCTTCAAGGTGCGGAAGGAAGTGTTCACAG TTGGTTGCTGCATCTTTGCCTTCGTAGTGGGGCTGATCTTTGTGCAGCGTTCTGGAAACTACTTTGTCACCATGTTTGACGATTACTCAGCCACGCTGCCGCTCACCGTCGTGGTCATCCTGGAGAACATCGCTGTGGCCTGGATTTATGGCACCAAGAA GTTCATGCAGGAGCTGACAGAAATGCTGGGTTTCCGTCCCTACCAGTTCTACTACTACACCTGGAAGTATGTGTCCCCCATCTGCATGGCCGTGCTCATGACCGCCAGCATCATCCAGCTGGGAGTCAGCCCCCCGGGATACAGCGCGTGGATCAGAGAGGAG gctgctgaAAAGTTCCTGTTCTACCCAACGTGGGCCATGGCCATCCTCATCTCCCTGATCATCCTGGcatccctccctctgcctctggtCTTCATCCTCCGGCAGTTCCACCTGGTGTCGGACGGCTCCAACGCCCTTTCCGTCACCTACAAGAAGGGACGGATGATGAAGGACATCTCCAACCTGGAAGACAACGATGAGACCCGCTTCATCCTGAGCAAAGTGCCCAGTGAGACGCCGTCCCCCATGCCCACGCACCGCTCCTACCTGGGCCCCGGGAGCAGCTCCCCCATGGAGATGAGCAGCGCTCCCAACGGACGCTACGGGAGCGGGTACCTGCTGGCCAGCACCCCCGAGTCTGAGCTGTGA